The Penicillium oxalicum strain HP7-1 chromosome IV, whole genome shotgun sequence genome contains a region encoding:
- a CDS encoding ATP-dependent RNA helicase DHX8 yields the protein MQSWAGSMTGRGSRLLVRAFNPLTPPTCRYFSVSLPFQRSKRNSKAKSKPNEAGGHDGLDKSLKKKSAATRQSTRQDIAATRDFSRVVEAALRDIKHRMQNTNQLPDSWGKFERQIQNACRVDEGKVTDKHDSANPYRRTKVALQKAYLRSGDHGLRDELEYLLYADSLTALYSLPNLEGQQEVADCRYPAEWYPRARSIQRTIHLHVGPTNSGKKYHALKRLEGCKSGFYAGPLRLLAQEVYHRFKDKGIPVSLVTGDDVKLPEKGETPRVISNTVEMVGLGREFDVGVIDEIQMIANPKRGWAWTRALLGAQVKELHLCGETRAVPLIRELCALTGDTLEIHRYERLNPLQVMPHSLRGNLNKLEKGDCIVSFSRVGIHALKADIEKLTGRRVAIVYGGLPAEIRTQQASLFNDPDNDYDFLVASDAIGMGLNLSCKRIIFETLIKRTPSGLQRLSVPEIKQIGGRAGRYRPATAHSGTEDSSEPNIGLVTCIEEVDLPYIQQAMNTEPPPLRAAGIWPPDFVFHKFASYFPRSVPFEYLIKRLMELAQVNPLFFMCETESQLQNAEIIDTVEGLQIQDQLTLMAAPMETKDQPSRMVCGSFADCVAENTRGRLLDIPSLDLEILEQGVSGNKEYMHALESLHRSIILYSWLSFRFGGIFTDRTLAAHVKELVEERMIRALTEFSANKKLRKNASLRRQIAMQKQKLDQMRIISDADLMSPHGEGEDLEQVDLSKDDSTEDQPTSSGDDSYDESPFEESPEGGFSDSLPEDDLIEGSSFRLTEDVTSSVTEFATSLSAILIGGDAGQTDFPPHLLFACPLAGGYTLLLLHWPSGRVNMDDLESLELLSLVSRVTTELQNYLGINDKTLAEFVIDQHLKCNGSFLEFKKLLDEMGAEFPSSLMESIDRLVLTMHPKYKGKKHENGDSGSGGDNIMDELDALEKKSRVFKGLAVPDGKRSWEGDDYLDQPADERADAPDGAMDDTFAMLEGLAGKAKDSKHGASRDDRGSRKRTRSPDHDDYDRGRRHRDKYRSRSRSPYRRSKNDDFIDEFGRSIGKYGDQDASRNGYSDRRKPRDRERFDDDEFRRPPPVELDDAPVLYKIYDGQVTGVKDFGAFVNLRGVKGKVDGLVHISAMQEGARVNHPSDLVSRGQPVKVKVVSIQGSRIGLSMKEVDQVSGMDLVPQKRLASGANMERLDGGSGPDRYGNLSSEVPVIEGSHSQPTRSRKRMTSPERWEIRQLIASGVASAADYPDLEEEYHATLKGEGTFEEEEDVDIEVRDEEPPFLAGQTKQSLELSPIRVVKAPDGSMNRAAMSGTNLAKERRELKQSEAQDKAAERAAQVDLNEQWQDPMVAPEDRKFAADLRTTQQKQDEPVPEWKRVTMGKNVSLGKRTDMPIKQQRESLPVFKFRKQLLDAVRDNQLMIVVGDTGSGKTTQLTQYLAEAGYGNNGIIGCTQPRRVAAMSVAKRVSEEVGCRLGAEVGYTIRFEDCTSPETKIKYMTDGMLQREILMDPDLKRYSVIMLDEAHERTIATDILFGLLKKTIKRRPDLRLIVTSATLDAEKFSEYFNGCPIFSIPGRTFPVEIMYSKEPESDYLDAALITVMQIHLTEAAGDILVFLTGQEEIDTACEILYERMKALGPSVPELVILPVYSALPSEMQSRIFEPAPSGGRKVIIATNIAETSITIDNIYYVIDPGFVKQNAYDPKLGMDSLVVTPISQAQAKQRAGRAGRTGPGKCFRLYTEAAYQSEMIPTTIPEIQRQNLSHTILMLKAMGINDLLHFDFMDPPPTNTMLTALEELYALSALDDEGLLTRLGRKMADFPMEPALAKVLIASVDMGCSEEILSIVAMLSIQSVFYRPKEKQQQADQKKAKFHDPHGDHLTLLNVYNGWKNSKFNNAWCYENFIQARQIRRAQDVRQQLLGIMNRYRHKILSCGRDTTLVRQALCTGFFRNAARKDPQEGYKTLVEGTPVYMHPSSALFGKPAEHVIYHTLVLTTKEYMHCTTAIEPKWLVEAAPTFFKVAPTDRLSKRKKAERIQPLHNRFAGEDDWRLSAQRRQGRGGGGGTWG from the exons ccGCCGCGACCAGACAATCTACTCGGCAGGATATTGCAGCGACGCGAGACTTTAGCAGGGTAGTTGAAGCAGCCTTGCGGGATATCAAACATCGAATGCAGAATACGAATCAACTACCGGACTCGTGGGGCAAATTTGAACGCCAAATACAAAATGCTTGCCGTGTGGACGAGGGCAAAGTCACGGACAAACACGACTCAGCAAATCCTTATCGGCGCACTAAGGTGGCTTTACAGAAGGCGTACCTACGATCTGGCGACCATGGCCTACGAGACGAACTTGAATACTTACTATATGCCGATAGCTTAACGGCCTTGTACTCCTTGCCGAATTTGGAGGGCCAGCAAGAGGTGGCCGATTGTCGCTATCCGGCGGAATGGTATCCGCGCGCACGCTCGATTCAGCGAACAATACATCTGCACGTTGGTCCAACCAATTCAGGAAAAAAGTATCATGCATTGAAGCGGTTGGAGGGGTGCAAGTCGGGCTTCTATGCGGGGCCATTGCGATTGCTGGCCCAGGAAGTATACCATCGCTTCAAAGACAAAGGGATCCCTGTCAGTCTGGTGACGGGAGACGATGTCAAGCTTCCAGAAAAGGGTGAGACACCCCGTGTTATCAGCAACACGGTGGAAATGGTTGGCTTGGGTCGCGAGTTTGATGTTGGTGTCATTGATGAGATTCAGATGATCGCCAACCCTAAACGTGGCTGGGCATGGACTCGGGCGCTTCTGGGTGCACAGGTCAAGGAGTTGCATTTGTGTGGTGAGACGCGTGCAGTTCCCCTTATTCGGGAACTATGCGCGCTTACGGGCGATACCCTCGAGATTCATCGCTATGAACGGCTCAATCCCCTCCAAGTTATGCCCCACAGCCTCAGAGGCAATCTGAACAAACTCGAGAAGGGTGACTGCATTGTTTCATTCTCAAGAGTTGGCATTCATGCTCTTAAAGCCGACATTGAGAAGCTGACTGGTCGCCGCGTGGCAATCGTCTACGGTGGCCTTCCTGCCGAGATTCGGACTCAGCAAGCTAGTCTTTTTAATGACCCAGATAACGACTACGATTTCCTTGTGGCCAGTGATGCCATTGGTATGGGGTTAAACCT GAGCTGCAAGCGCATCATTTTCGAAACTCTCATCAAACGAACTCCGAGTGGCTTACAACGTCTTTCGGTCCCTGAAATCAAACAGATAGGCGGACGGGCTGGGCGTTATCGCCCAGCTACGGCCCACAGCGGCACGGAAGATTCATCGGAGCCCAACATTGGCCTCGTCACTTGTATCGAAGAAGTTGATTTGCCTTATATCCAACAAGCCATGAACACGgagccaccaccactacgGGCCGCAGGAATTTGGCCCCCTGATTTTGTCTTCCACAAATTCGCATCATACTTCCCAAGAAGTGTTCCTTTCGAGTATTTGATCAAGCGACTGATGGAGCTCGCTCAGGTCAATCCACTCTTCTTCATGTGTGAAACGGAAAGTCAGCTCCAGAATGCGGAGATTATCGACACTGTCGAAGGCTTGCAGATTCAAGACCAGCTTACCCTGATGGCCGCACCAATGGAAACTAAAGATCAGCCCTCGCGAATGGTGTGCGGATCTTTTGCTGATTGTGTGGCCGAGAATACGCGTGGTCGGTTGCTGGATATTCCCAGTCTGGACCTTGAAATTCTCGAACAGGGAGTTTCTGGAAACAAGGAATACATGCATGCACTCGAAAGTCTTCACAGATCAATCATTCTCTACTCGTGGCTGAGCTTCCGGTTTGGGGGTATATTCACTGATAGAACTCTTGCGGCTCATGTCAAGGAGCTTGTTGAAGAGCGAATGATCCGGGCATTGACTGAATTCTCAGCCAATAAGAAGCTTCGAAAGAATGCTTCCCTCAGACGCCAGATCGCGAtgcagaagcagaaacttGATCAGATGCGCATCATTTCGGATGCGGACCTGATGTCTCCCCATGGCGAAGGCGAAGATTTGGAACAAGTGGATTTGTCCAAGGACGATTCTACTGAAGATCAGCCAACGTCTTCTGGAGACGACAGCTATGATGAAAGTCCTTTTGAAGAAAGCCCAGAAGGTGGATTCAGTGACAGTCTTCCCGAGGATGATCTCATTGAAGGCAGCAG CTTCAGGTTGACCGAAG ATGTGACATCAAGCGTTACTGAGTTTGCGACAAG CTTATCTGCCATCCTTATCGGTGGCGACGCCGGCCAGACTGATTTTCCGCCGCATCTGCTCTTTGCCTG TCCTCTCGCCGGTGGATAcactctccttcttcttcactggCCATCTGGGCGCGTCAATATGGACGACCTAGAGTCGCTGGAGCTGCTGTCGCTCGTCTCGCGGGTGACAACAGAGCTCCAGAACTACCTGGGCATCAATGACAAAACGTTGGCGGAATTTGTGATCGATCAACATCTCAAATGCAACGGCTCATTCCTGGAATTCAAGAAGCTTCTCGACGAGATGGGTGCTGAATTTCCGTCAAGCCTAATGGAGAGTATTGATCGGTTGGTGCTGACGATGCATCCAAAATACAAGGGGAAGAAGCATGAAAATGGCGATTCGGGATCTGGGGGCGACAATATTATGGACGAACTGGACGCTTTAGAGAAAAAGTCGCGTGTCTTCAAAGGGCTTGCTGTACCAGATGGCAAGCGAAGCTGGGAGGGAGATGATTACCTCGATCAACCGGCCGATGAAAGGGCCGATGCGCCAGATGGTGCGATGGATGACACATTCGCTATGCTTGAGGGTCTAGCTGGAAAGGCAAAGGACAGCAAACACGGCGCTTCCAGAGACGATCGCGGCAGCAGGAAAAGAACGCGAAGTCCCGACCATGACGACTACGACCGAGGGCGTCGTCACCGAGACAAGTACCGCTCACGATCACGCAGCCCTTACCGACGTTCCAAGAATGACGATTTTATCGATGAGTTTGGAAGGTCTATTGGGAAATATGGGGATCAAGACGCGAGTCGGAACGGTTACAGCGATCGGCGGAAACCCCGAGATCGCGAGAGATTCGACGATGACGAGTTCCGACGACCCCCGCCTGTTGAACTCGACGATGCGCCCGTGCTCTACAAAATTTATGACGGACAAGTGACGGGTGTGAAAGATTTCGGTGCTTTTGTTAACTTGCGCGGGGTCAAGGGCAAAGTCGATGGACTTGTTCACATCTCTGCAATGCAGGAAGGAGCACGAGTAAACCATCCTTCGGATCTGGTCTCGCGTGGACAGCcagtcaaggtcaaggttgTCAGTATCCAAGGAAGCCGGATCGGGCTGTCGATGAAGGAGGTTGATCAAGTCTCAGGGATGGATCTTGTCCCGCAAAAGCGCTTGGCGTCCGGGGCAAATATGGAACGCCTCGATGGCGGGTCAGGCCCTGACAGATACGGGAATTTAAGCTCAGAGGTGCCGGTCATCGAAGGATCTCATAGCCAGCCCACGAGGAGCCGGAAACGGATGACGTCCCCGGAGAGATGGGAGATCAGACAGCTTATTGCATCCGGTGTCGCGTCCGCTGCTGATTATCCCGATCTCGAGGAAGAGTATCACGCTACTCTGAAGGGTGAAGGTACTttcgaagaggaggaagatgtcGATATCGAAGTCCGAGATGAGGAGCCTCCTTTCTTGGCTGGACAAACGAAACAATCGCTCGAGCTTTCGCCCATTCGAGTCGTGAAGGCACCCGATGGCTCTATGAACCGTGCGGCTATGTCTGGCACGAATCTTGCCAAGGAAAGACGTGAATTGAAACAGTCAGAAGCTCAGGACAAAGCTGCTGAAAGAGCTGCGCAAGTTGACCTTAATGAACAGTGGCAGGATCCCATGGTCGCCCCAGAGGATCGCAAGTTTGCCGCAGACCTCCGCACCACGCAACAAAAGCAAGATGAACCAGTTCCTGAGTGGAAGAGGGTCACGATGGGCAAGAATGTGTCTCTCGGAAAGCGAACGGACATGCCCATCAAACAACAACGGGAGAGCTTGCCTGTGTTCAAATTCCGCAAGCAACTTCTGGATGCCGTCAGAGACAATCAATTGATGATTGTCGTTGGTGACACAGGATCTGGAAAGACCACACAGTTGACACAATACCTGGCGGAGGCCGGTTATGGAAATAACGGCATCATTGGCTGTACTCAGCCCCGACGTGTTGCTGCTATGTCAGTTGCGAAACGTGTATCAGAGGAGGTCGGTTGCAGACTAGGTGCCGAGGTGGGATACACGATTCGTTTCGAGGATTGCACAAGCCCGGAGACCAAGATCAAGTACATGACCGACGGCATGCTCCAGAGAGAGATTTTGATGGACCCAGACCTCAAGAGGTACTCTGTGATCATGCTTGACGAAGCGCACGAGCGAACCATTGCCACGGATATTTTGTTCGGCCTGCTCAAGAAGACCATCAAACGACGGCCGGACCTTCGGCTGATTGTCACTTCTGCGACATTGGATGCCGAGAAATTTTCAGAATACTTCAACGGATGTCCTATCTTCTCTATCCCAGGACGAACATTCCCTGTGGAGATTATGTATTCCAAGGAGCCTGAATCGGACTATCTGGATGCTGCCCTCATTACGGTGATGCAGATTCATCTGACCGAAGCCGCCGGTGATATCTTGGTGTTTTTGACAGGCCAAGAGGAGATTGACACCGCATGCGAAATTTTGTACGAGCGTATGAAGGCTCTTGGGCCATCCGTGCCCGAGCTGGTCATCCTTCCCGTCTATTCTGCACTTCCCAGCGAAATGCAAAGTCGAATCTTCGAGCCCGCTCCGTCAGGAGGCCGCAAGGTTATCATCGCGACCAACATTGCGGAAACATCCATCACCATTGACAATATTTACTACGTCATTGATCCTGGTTTTGTAAAGCAGAATGCCTATGATCCCAAGCTTGGTATGGACTCGCTTGTTGTCACCCCCATCTCTCAAGCGCAAGCGAAACAACGAGCCGGCCGTGCCGGCCGAACAGGCCCAGGAAAGTGTTTCCGGCTATATACTGAAGCCGCCTATCAATCTGAGATGATTCCCACAACGATTCCTGAAATTCAGCGGCAAAACCTCTCCCACACCATTCTCATGCTGAAAGCCATGGGCATTAATGATCTTCTCCATTTCGATTTTATGGATCCTCCGCCCACAAATACCATGTTGACCGCTCTTGAAGAATTATACGCCCTGTCGGCTCTGGACGACGAAGGTTTGCTCACCCGCCTGGGCCGTAAAATGGCAGACTTCCCCATGGAGCCTGCTCTTGCCAAGGTACTCATCGCATCTGTTGATATGGGATGCTCTGAGGAGATCCTCAGCATTGTCGCCATGTTATCCATCCAGTCTGTCTTCTATCGCCCGAAGGAAAAGCAACAACAAGCCGACCAGAAGAAAGCCAAATTCCATGACCCCCACGGCGACCATCTCACCTTGCTGAACGTTTACAACGGATGGAAGAACTCCAAGTTCAACAACGCCTGGTGCTATGAAAACTTCATTCAGGCCCGTCAGATTCGTCGTGCTCAGGATGTTCGTCAGCAACTTCTTGGAATTATGAATCGTTACCGTCACAAGATCTTGTCATGCGGACGCGATACGACGCTAGTGCGACAAGCACTGTGTACTGGTTTCTTCCGGAATGCAGCTCGCAAGGATCCGCAGGAGGGTTACAAGACACTTGTGGAGGGCACGCCAGTGTACATGCACCCCAGTTCCGCCCTCTTTGGCAAGCCCGCCGAGCATGTCATCTATCACACCTTGGTGTTGACGACCAAGGAGTACATGCATTGTACCACTGCAATTGAACCAAAATGGCTCGTCGAGGCGGCGCCGACCTTCTTCAAGGTGGCGCCCACAGATCGATTGTCGAAGCGCAAGAAGGCGGAGCGCATCCAACCTCTCCACAACCGGTTCGCCGGCGAGGACGATTGGCGTCTTTCCGCGCAGCGTCGACAAGGCagaggtggtggcggtggtaCATGGGGTTAG